Genomic DNA from Gimesia aquarii:
CGAAACAGTCGGCTTGTTGGATCAGTTTGAAAACACTGGTTGCCGACTGGTCTTTAGTGAAGCAGATCAACTCTCAGGACTGACCATCGACCGTTATGGCCAATGGTTTCTGGTTCAATTTTCCAGTTTGGCACTCTCACAAAAACAGGAACTGGTCATTCAGTTTCTCAAAAAGAGATTTCAACCCAGGGGTATCTGGTTACGTACCGAAAAAGGGATGCGTGAATCGGAAGGTCTGGAAGTCTCTGATCATCTTCTCGATGGCGAAGCACCTCCCGAACATTTCTTTCTCGAAGAGAATGGAGTTCGTTATGGCATGAGCATGGTGACGGGACAAAAAACTGGATTTTATCTTGATCAACGCGAAAATCGTCTGGCAGTTGCTAGATACCTGGAAGGACACCGCCTGCTGGAAATGCATTGTTACACTGGAGGCTTCGCCTTGAATGCAGTGATTCATGGCAAAGCACAATCAGTTCTCGCCTACGATTCTTCACCATCTGCCATCGAACAGGCCACAGCCAATGCAGAACTGAACGGTGTCGGCAATCGTATTCGTTTCCAGACTGGAAAAGCATACGAAGTACTGGAACAGTTAAAAGCAGAAGGAGAGCAATTCGATTCAGTGATTCTGGATCCCCCCAAAATGGCGCGACACCGTAGCGGAATCAAACAAGCCCTGAAAGGATACTTTAGCTTGAACCGTTTGGCCTTCGATGTTCTGAAACCAGGAGGCATTCTGGTTACTTGCAGTTGTTCGGGACTGATCAGCCAGTCAGAATTTCAGCAAATGCTGTCTTCAGTTTCACAACATACACGGCGACATGTCCAGATTCTGGAACAGCGTGGGCAACCAGCTGACCATCCTGTCTCTCCCAGCTGTCCCGAGAATCATTACTTGACATGTTTGATCTGTCGTGTTTTATAATCATCGAAAGCCAATGAAAAAGATTTGAAATACTGGCGACTTCGGCTGCCATTCACACTTCTTACAGAACTGACAAGAGTTCTAAAATGAAACATTATGTCACGCAAATCTAAAAAAAAACAACGTTCTAAAAAAACAGCTCCAGCACCGGAACAGATGCTGCTGGACTACTTGGCACCTGATTGGCAAGCTAAGTACACTCTCTGCTTCCAATCGAACTTGCAGCCACTCACAACACAAATAATGCAGCGTGCTCAGTCAGATAGCCGCGTTGACAGTTTCAGTTTTGATAAAACGGTTAGTAACCGCATTCAGCAAAAATGTCGTATCTTACAGGAAGAACAACCGCTTTCTATTGAATGGAATGCGCTCTGCGACAGCGATTTTCCTGAAAGCAAATATGACGCGGCACTTTTACCGCTCTCGGAACAGTATTCCGACGAGTATGTGCGAGATTTGACATTCTCTGCCTTTCACTGCCTGCAAATTGGAGGCATTCTGACCATTGCATCGCCTCGCATCAAAGATTACGACTACCATAAATTTCTGAAGTCACTGTTCAGCAAAGTGACGAGAATCGTTTCCGACTTTGGAATCATCTATCAAGGCAAGAAACAGAAATCGCTCTCCAACAAAAAAGATTTTCTCGATGAAACAGTGATTCGAGATGGCGATCACCTGTTACATGCTTTTACGCAACCTGGTGTCTTCAGCCACCGTCGCCCCAATCAAAGTGCGCGTGCTTTGACTAACCTCATGGAACTTTCTGATAAGACAACTATCTTAAACGTTAATTGTGGTTCTGGCATTGTTGCGTTTGTTGCAGCAGCTCGTCATGAAACCGCAACCGTTCACGCCATTGACAGTAATGCACGCGCGGTGAAATGCACAGAGCAGGGGATAGCCAGGAATCATTTGTCTAACCTTCGTGTGGAATTACACAAAGAAGGAGAGGGGATCGTTCCAGAAACCTACGATTATGTTCTCGCGTGTAAATCCTATTTCACAAGTGAAGATCAGGGAGAGGCCTTCTTACAGATGAGTCTGCGTGCCTTGAAGCCAGGAGGGCTGTTACAGTTTTCTACCAAACAATATCAATGGTACGCCAATCGTTTGCTTGATCTATTCACCGATGTTGCAATCGACGGCTCTACACATCACTTCATGTTGA
This window encodes:
- a CDS encoding class I SAM-dependent rRNA methyltransferase; translated protein: MTDSNPVGSDLTVTTETVSTPRVTLKPRRALPFFGRHPWVFAGAISRIEGAPQTGDEVILQSDKKEFIARGLFNPNSNIRVRLYVWEEEQVLDDNFWEHRLEQAVALRETVGLLDQFENTGCRLVFSEADQLSGLTIDRYGQWFLVQFSSLALSQKQELVIQFLKKRFQPRGIWLRTEKGMRESEGLEVSDHLLDGEAPPEHFFLEENGVRYGMSMVTGQKTGFYLDQRENRLAVARYLEGHRLLEMHCYTGGFALNAVIHGKAQSVLAYDSSPSAIEQATANAELNGVGNRIRFQTGKAYEVLEQLKAEGEQFDSVILDPPKMARHRSGIKQALKGYFSLNRLAFDVLKPGGILVTCSCSGLISQSEFQQMLSSVSQHTRRHVQILEQRGQPADHPVSPSCPENHYLTCLICRVL
- a CDS encoding methyltransferase codes for the protein MSRKSKKKQRSKKTAPAPEQMLLDYLAPDWQAKYTLCFQSNLQPLTTQIMQRAQSDSRVDSFSFDKTVSNRIQQKCRILQEEQPLSIEWNALCDSDFPESKYDAALLPLSEQYSDEYVRDLTFSAFHCLQIGGILTIASPRIKDYDYHKFLKSLFSKVTRIVSDFGIIYQGKKQKSLSNKKDFLDETVIRDGDHLLHAFTQPGVFSHRRPNQSARALTNLMELSDKTTILNVNCGSGIVAFVAAARHETATVHAIDSNARAVKCTEQGIARNHLSNLRVELHKEGEGIVPETYDYVLACKSYFTSEDQGEAFLQMSLRALKPGGLLQFSTKQYQWYANRLLDLFTDVAIDGSTHHFMLSAKKPVQATSDL